From a single Bacillus gobiensis genomic region:
- the rfbB gene encoding dTDP-glucose 4,6-dehydratase yields the protein MIYLVTGGAGFIGANFLNYIVPKQKDDIFINIDNLGYSGNLLNVENIESHENYHFRNVDIQDYNGLKQVFSEWNPDVIIHFAAESHVDRSILSPLHFMKTNILGTFNLLELARNFWKDKEHCLFHHVSTDEVYGSLKESGYFTETTPYHPNSPYSASKASSDHLVRAYFHTYDLPVTISNCSNNYGPYQFPEKLIPMTLSNFLNGKPIPIYGNGQNIRDWLYVEDHCQAIWHIIHNSEVGETYNVGGNNELTNLEVVRVIADNLSAFTGVDSSRYLEQITYVKDRPGHDFRYAIDASKIKNTLGWSPEETIESGMKKTVKWYLDHQDWIEKVSSGDYQGWIKLNYSNREVGNR from the coding sequence GTGATTTATTTAGTAACTGGCGGGGCGGGCTTTATCGGAGCAAATTTTTTAAATTATATTGTCCCCAAGCAAAAAGATGACATCTTTATAAATATAGATAATCTTGGCTATTCCGGGAATTTACTCAATGTTGAAAACATAGAAAGCCACGAAAATTATCATTTTAGAAATGTCGATATTCAAGATTATAATGGCTTGAAACAAGTATTCAGTGAATGGAACCCTGATGTCATCATTCATTTTGCAGCTGAAAGCCACGTTGACAGAAGCATTCTAAGCCCTCTTCATTTTATGAAGACAAATATTCTTGGCACATTCAATTTGCTGGAGCTGGCAAGGAATTTTTGGAAAGATAAAGAACACTGCCTTTTTCATCATGTAAGCACGGATGAAGTATATGGGAGTTTGAAAGAATCAGGGTATTTTACTGAAACAACTCCTTATCATCCCAACAGTCCTTACTCTGCTTCAAAAGCAAGCAGTGATCACTTAGTGCGTGCTTATTTTCATACGTATGATTTGCCGGTGACAATTTCAAATTGCTCAAACAATTATGGTCCCTATCAATTTCCTGAGAAGCTCATTCCGATGACACTTTCCAATTTTCTAAACGGAAAACCTATACCTATATATGGAAACGGGCAAAATATTAGAGATTGGCTGTACGTGGAGGATCATTGTCAAGCGATATGGCACATCATTCACAATAGTGAGGTCGGAGAAACTTATAATGTTGGTGGCAACAACGAATTGACGAATCTTGAAGTCGTCCGTGTGATTGCCGATAATCTTTCAGCATTCACAGGGGTTGACTCATCAAGATATTTAGAACAAATAACTTATGTGAAAGACAGGCCTGGACATGATTTCAGATATGCGATTGATGCAAGCAAAATCAAAAATACATTAGGCTGGTCTCCGGAAGAAACGATTGAATCCGGAATGAAGAAAACCGTTAAATGGTATTTGGACCATCAAGATTGGATAGAAAAAGTCAGCTCTGGCGATTATCAAGGCTGGATCAAGCTTAATTATTCTAATAGAGAGGTGGGCAATCGATGA
- a CDS encoding prenyltransferase/squalene oxidase repeat-containing protein: MSTVLTADPIKEFLIKRLYDKQWNGFYTAIEGEDNIVCDDKRLEDQIFALIALAEAGAEKDSLQEMVSILNKFYDDSTGSFHEMIDRFGIVHSVGRVRHTHIQLLASYGLLRLGEYVEDEMLIQKGLSLFQLINEKVLSKNAPSILNEQLNEPISYDKSVLSFIYGMFAAEKAFQITEDQEYKNLLNIFVKNLAYFEDQDFGGLYENLLIDQTPMKNKGKKAFSHAAAALAFIKAGRLLENEELFEKAKQYFMYITDRFKHPFLGGYWNKSDVSGKVKVDPLQSYYGNEESPFPVKLTMDQTLLLLCADQLHQLYPNESFQMLTQELASEVSRFIDESGGVFIGQGNWFSTPVDPTVPLIRHFMVPHHTAGAFYAGNTGYLPLHEKHTKTQALTLLCYSLSQSIVPGRNTTTEYKKKSPLDVKQLDFDLTKVSYGKEMNLQIDKALYLSWLSKTRSGSGFGLTPYRSPLGFRSDTSPQNFSALHVVSDLTVMGEEITEQDRESILKGMFDCQNQDGGFAEQAGHLSEVFTTYCVVLTAFILGSSVPNKEKCIQFIQNCQNSDGGFGNSKGYPSDVWHTNLAVLALHALGTKPLDEAECLVFCASCQNDDGGYGVRPNAPSDTFSVFRAVDTILVLEHQPAELNKTIQWLQSCQTDTGGFMYKPGSVESFVGSYHAIAALYLLGELPKKLEECKTWLSQHQSKDGGFSRAINAPSDTTDEGFICLQASYMLERNLNPYWVAIIT, from the coding sequence ATGTCGACAGTACTGACAGCAGATCCAATAAAAGAATTCTTAATCAAGCGTCTGTATGACAAACAATGGAACGGGTTCTATACAGCAATCGAAGGCGAAGATAATATTGTCTGTGATGATAAGCGTTTGGAAGATCAAATCTTTGCTCTCATTGCGCTTGCCGAAGCAGGAGCAGAAAAAGATTCATTGCAAGAGATGGTGAGCATTTTAAATAAGTTTTATGATGATTCGACGGGGTCTTTTCATGAAATGATTGATAGATTTGGTATTGTGCATAGTGTAGGAAGAGTTAGGCACACGCATATTCAACTGTTGGCATCCTATGGTTTGTTGAGATTAGGTGAATATGTAGAGGATGAAATGCTGATCCAAAAAGGCCTATCGCTCTTTCAGCTTATCAATGAAAAAGTTCTATCTAAGAACGCGCCTTCGATTTTGAATGAGCAATTAAATGAACCTATTAGTTATGACAAATCGGTTTTAAGTTTTATTTACGGGATGTTCGCTGCAGAAAAGGCCTTTCAGATCACAGAAGATCAAGAGTATAAAAATCTTTTGAACATCTTTGTGAAAAACTTGGCATACTTTGAAGATCAAGATTTCGGAGGATTGTACGAAAATTTGCTAATTGATCAAACACCGATGAAAAACAAGGGCAAAAAAGCATTTTCCCATGCAGCTGCGGCATTAGCATTCATCAAAGCTGGGCGTTTATTAGAAAATGAAGAGTTATTTGAAAAAGCGAAGCAGTATTTTATGTATATCACTGACCGTTTTAAGCATCCGTTTTTGGGCGGGTATTGGAATAAAAGCGATGTATCAGGAAAAGTGAAGGTCGACCCGCTTCAATCGTATTACGGAAATGAAGAATCTCCGTTTCCAGTGAAATTAACTATGGATCAGACGTTGTTACTATTATGCGCCGATCAATTGCATCAGTTATATCCTAATGAATCTTTTCAGATGCTGACTCAGGAGTTGGCTTCGGAAGTCAGCCGGTTTATTGATGAGTCCGGCGGCGTATTCATCGGTCAGGGCAATTGGTTTTCTACACCAGTAGACCCGACAGTCCCTCTCATTCGTCATTTTATGGTACCGCATCATACAGCCGGGGCGTTCTACGCTGGTAATACGGGTTACCTTCCGCTCCACGAAAAGCACACGAAAACCCAAGCTCTCACCTTGCTTTGTTACAGTCTGAGTCAATCTATCGTCCCAGGACGCAACACCACAACAGAGTATAAGAAAAAATCACCTCTTGATGTAAAGCAATTGGATTTTGATTTAACAAAGGTTTCATATGGAAAAGAAATGAATTTGCAAATTGATAAAGCTCTATATTTATCTTGGCTGAGTAAGACAAGATCAGGTTCAGGATTCGGACTCACGCCTTACCGGTCACCTTTGGGCTTTCGTTCTGATACTTCTCCACAAAACTTTTCAGCCTTGCATGTTGTTTCAGATCTTACAGTAATGGGTGAAGAGATCACAGAACAAGACAGAGAATCGATTCTGAAAGGAATGTTTGATTGCCAAAATCAAGATGGGGGCTTTGCAGAGCAAGCGGGCCATTTGAGTGAGGTGTTCACCACTTATTGTGTCGTCTTGACTGCTTTCATCTTAGGATCAAGTGTACCGAATAAAGAAAAATGCATACAATTTATTCAAAATTGCCAAAATTCTGATGGTGGATTTGGAAATTCGAAAGGTTATCCAAGTGACGTGTGGCATACAAATTTAGCGGTATTAGCTTTACACGCACTAGGAACGAAGCCATTAGATGAAGCGGAATGTTTAGTTTTTTGTGCTTCCTGCCAAAACGATGACGGAGGTTATGGTGTAAGGCCGAATGCACCTTCAGATACCTTTTCAGTTTTTCGTGCAGTCGACACCATCCTGGTTTTAGAACATCAACCAGCTGAATTAAACAAGACCATCCAATGGCTGCAAAGCTGTCAGACAGATACTGGAGGATTTATGTACAAGCCGGGATCGGTCGAAAGTTTTGTTGGAAGCTATCACGCGATAGCCGCCCTTTACCTATTGGGAGAATTGCCAAAGAAATTGGAAGAATGTAAAACCTGGCTCAGTCAGCACCAGTCTAAAGACGGCGGATTTTCAAGAGCGATTAACGCACCGTCTGATACGACAGATGAAGGATTTATCTGTTTGCAAGCCTCTTATATGCTTGAAAGAAATCTAAATCCTTATTGGGTTGCGATCATTACGTAA
- a CDS encoding glycosyltransferase: MTKIFMVPNPTGTGHNMRMYSIACKLTENKDADVTIVLSSLQDTFTPLIENIGAQVINFNPERVVNYSKKSHLEEELTWQTMINQYFSDTFFNGSVILKYMSLFSENKPDVVVSDYNINASIAACMLNIKHVFVTERFNFTLVDVSNELLKKGGFRLNEAELDSARTSMNELFKWLGNNTELILTDKPYVEEMDRNSLIKTFFDEGKAHFVGPMIRSIEQKEDPSFLSSLGINEEAFPLITATVSGTTMFKENKKKLLDLYIDMFQKIKKDYPQAQMVLLARENLVVPEGILSLPYISNWIPLLKKSNVLLSHPGWITVTEISAMGIPAIFCLASFKEYHEAEAYLRLDKLGYQTHYGFDLDSLVEKVDSTINNKDLVTSIYKNVYEDSNGASKASDYILSVALQENQKILN, from the coding sequence ATGACTAAAATTTTTATGGTTCCGAATCCTACAGGAACCGGCCACAATATGAGGATGTATTCGATAGCCTGTAAGCTGACAGAGAATAAAGACGCAGATGTAACAATCGTGCTTAGCTCTCTTCAAGACACGTTTACGCCATTAATTGAGAACATCGGAGCACAAGTGATCAATTTTAATCCTGAAAGAGTCGTAAATTATTCGAAAAAATCGCATCTGGAAGAAGAGCTTACGTGGCAAACAATGATTAATCAATATTTTTCAGATACCTTTTTTAACGGGTCTGTCATTTTGAAATACATGTCCTTATTTTCTGAGAACAAACCTGATGTAGTCGTTAGCGATTACAATATTAATGCCAGCATTGCTGCTTGTATGCTTAACATTAAACATGTTTTTGTCACTGAAAGATTTAATTTTACGTTGGTTGATGTTTCTAATGAATTATTAAAAAAAGGCGGCTTCCGTTTAAATGAGGCTGAGCTCGATTCCGCCAGAACGTCAATGAACGAGTTGTTTAAATGGTTAGGAAATAACACTGAGCTTATACTTACTGATAAACCATATGTAGAAGAAATGGATCGTAATTCATTAATCAAGACATTTTTTGATGAGGGTAAAGCCCATTTTGTCGGTCCTATGATCAGATCGATCGAACAAAAAGAAGATCCATCATTTCTCTCATCTTTAGGCATAAACGAGGAAGCATTCCCGTTAATCACTGCTACTGTAAGTGGTACTACAATGTTCAAAGAAAACAAGAAAAAATTACTAGATTTATACATTGATATGTTTCAGAAAATTAAAAAAGATTATCCGCAAGCTCAAATGGTATTGTTGGCCAGAGAAAATTTAGTGGTTCCTGAAGGTATTTTATCCTTGCCTTATATAAGTAACTGGATTCCACTCCTGAAAAAGAGCAATGTTTTACTTTCTCATCCTGGATGGATCACTGTTACTGAAATCTCAGCTATGGGGATACCGGCAATTTTCTGCTTAGCATCATTCAAAGAATACCATGAAGCAGAAGCTTATCTTCGCCTCGACAAACTGGGCTATCAAACACATTACGGATTTGACCTCGATTCATTGGTTGAAAAAGTTGATAGTACGATAAACAATAAAGATCTGGTCACATCGATTTATAAAAATGTATATGAAGATTCAAATGGAGCTTCAAAAGCTTCTGACTATATATTAAGTGTTGCTCTTCAAGAAAACCAAAAAATTTTAAATTGA
- a CDS encoding acyltransferase translates to MNDFIANEAYPLIEPGVKLFSSTVDHYSWIRRETTLINTTIGKDVFIGFRCSFENAKVGQAVQIASKVSVGNGHRQTTIEKYAWIGAGVYIDGGITIGEGAIVGAGSAVYEDVPPYSIVVGNPARFLKERKVEKDGAPEFRSFLTSQQKLLKNKQYGDSQLKDGRNQFIDADLNVKGTQIIGENVIMIGKRIYSASGTLITDGGITIGNQAVVGDDSIIEGGGRVTIGDNTVIGKGVHILSTSHDYKKLSLPMVTKPVLIGDNVVIEDQAIIFGGVSIKSGTRIKANSLINKSV, encoded by the coding sequence ATGAATGATTTTATTGCTAATGAAGCTTATCCCCTTATTGAACCTGGAGTAAAGTTGTTTAGTTCTACTGTTGACCACTATTCGTGGATCAGGCGTGAAACAACCTTAATCAACACAACGATTGGAAAAGATGTTTTTATCGGATTTCGGTGCTCCTTTGAAAATGCAAAAGTCGGTCAAGCCGTACAAATTGCTTCTAAAGTAAGTGTTGGAAATGGACATAGGCAGACCACAATTGAGAAGTATGCGTGGATTGGAGCAGGCGTTTATATTGATGGAGGCATTACAATTGGAGAGGGAGCTATTGTGGGTGCGGGCAGTGCTGTATATGAAGATGTACCGCCATACAGTATAGTTGTCGGTAATCCGGCTCGGTTCTTAAAGGAAAGAAAAGTTGAGAAAGACGGGGCGCCTGAATTTAGATCTTTTTTAACGAGTCAGCAAAAACTATTAAAAAATAAGCAATATGGCGATAGTCAACTTAAAGACGGACGTAATCAATTTATAGATGCAGATCTGAATGTAAAAGGAACACAAATAATCGGTGAAAATGTAATCATGATCGGAAAACGCATCTACAGCGCCTCTGGTACCTTGATTACAGATGGAGGGATCACAATCGGCAACCAGGCAGTTGTCGGTGACGATTCAATCATTGAAGGTGGAGGAAGGGTTACTATAGGTGACAATACTGTAATTGGTAAGGGAGTCCATATTCTTTCGACCTCCCATGATTACAAGAAACTGTCTCTGCCAATGGTGACAAAACCGGTTTTAATCGGAGACAATGTCGTAATTGAAGACCAGGCTATTATTTTTGGCGGGGTGTCAATCAAAAGCGGAACGCGCATAAAAGCAAACAGCTTAATCAATAAAAGTGTTTGA
- a CDS encoding winged helix-turn-helix domain-containing protein, protein MYEAIVITENEYLVWILEISLSAFKFKIFNTHDLPLINKISPRLLIFDFPSAHQDSNSIHNILKITSCPVMLIDSTKQQNISDTVNALKNGVGQLKDEITVEHQTAFILRQGLIFDIANHCIQNGNDRISLSTIEFKLLYCLVTSKKPLTSDELIDYLDTTGPAVLYVYIKKIREKIEENPCQPKILINERGKGYLLKSKEKHVLQESNL, encoded by the coding sequence ATGTATGAAGCGATTGTTATTACAGAAAATGAATATTTAGTATGGATTCTCGAAATCTCATTGTCTGCGTTTAAATTTAAAATATTTAATACACACGATCTTCCCTTGATTAACAAAATTTCTCCCCGACTATTAATATTTGATTTTCCTTCTGCCCATCAAGATTCTAATTCGATACACAATATACTGAAAATCACGAGCTGTCCTGTCATGCTGATTGATTCTACTAAGCAGCAAAATATCTCCGATACAGTAAACGCCTTGAAAAATGGAGTCGGCCAACTCAAAGACGAGATAACGGTAGAACATCAAACGGCGTTTATCCTTAGACAAGGCTTGATATTCGACATAGCGAACCATTGTATTCAGAACGGCAACGATAGAATTTCTCTCTCCACCATCGAATTTAAACTTCTTTATTGCTTAGTGACATCAAAAAAACCCCTAACATCTGATGAATTAATCGACTACCTTGATACTACGGGTCCAGCGGTATTATACGTATACATCAAAAAAATCAGAGAAAAAATTGAGGAAAATCCGTGCCAGCCCAAAATTTTAATTAACGAAAGAGGAAAGGGATATCTATTAAAAAGCAAAGAAAAACATGTGCTTCAAGAAAGCAATCTATAA
- a CDS encoding helix-turn-helix transcriptional regulator — protein MDGKKEKRKELGDFLKLRRSKLSPQEYGLPLGTRRKTKGLRREEMAQLSGIGLTWYTWLEQGRDIQVSTQVLESISRVLRLNYEEKRHVFLLAGQHIPLDDHNSSKQTLHPVVQNFIHHLKDCPVYVTDEKWDIISWNEAACVVFGDFKRMNKKEKNAIWRCFCSEEYQNLLADWEGHAKKLLAQFRSTATRFIGEEWIKELIDELTEKSAEFRQWWNHHEILGTPIGEKEIHHPVVGTMFMEHATLQIYDSPDLKLTIYRPLEKENTISKLNQLLSVH, from the coding sequence TTGGATGGAAAAAAAGAAAAAAGAAAAGAACTCGGTGACTTCTTGAAATTAAGAAGGTCTAAATTATCTCCTCAAGAATATGGGTTACCGTTAGGCACGAGAAGAAAAACAAAGGGTCTCAGAAGAGAAGAAATGGCTCAGCTTTCTGGAATCGGGCTAACCTGGTATACATGGCTGGAACAAGGAAGAGATATTCAGGTATCGACACAGGTTTTGGAAAGCATATCACGAGTGCTCAGATTGAACTATGAGGAAAAGAGGCATGTTTTTCTTTTAGCAGGGCAGCATATTCCTCTGGATGATCATAATAGCTCAAAACAAACCTTACACCCAGTCGTGCAAAACTTTATCCATCATTTAAAAGATTGTCCTGTTTACGTGACGGATGAGAAATGGGATATTATTTCTTGGAATGAAGCTGCATGTGTGGTTTTCGGAGATTTTAAACGCATGAATAAGAAGGAAAAGAACGCGATTTGGCGCTGTTTTTGTTCTGAGGAATATCAAAACCTTCTTGCAGATTGGGAAGGCCACGCAAAAAAACTGCTTGCTCAATTTCGATCAACAGCAACCCGATTCATCGGAGAAGAGTGGATCAAAGAACTGATCGATGAATTGACAGAAAAAAGTGCCGAGTTTCGCCAATGGTGGAATCATCATGAAATATTAGGTACCCCTATCGGTGAAAAAGAAATACATCACCCGGTTGTCGGTACTATGTTTATGGAGCATGCAACGCTCCAAATATACGATTCTCCCGATTTAAAACTGACCATTTACAGACCTTTGGAAAAAGAGAATACGATTTCTAAACTCAATCAGCTACTATCTGTACATTAA